A region of Carassius gibelio isolate Cgi1373 ecotype wild population from Czech Republic chromosome B11, carGib1.2-hapl.c, whole genome shotgun sequence DNA encodes the following proteins:
- the rps23 gene encoding 40S ribosomal protein S23 — MGKCRGLRTARKLRNHRREQKWHDKQYKKAHLGTALKANPFGGASHAKGIVLEKVGVEAKQPNSAIRKCVRVQLIKNGKKITAFVPNDGCLNFIEENDEVLVAGFGRKGHAVGDIPGVRFKVVKVANVSLLALYKGKKERPRS; from the exons ATGG gcAAGTGTCGTGGACTGCGTACTGCTAGAAAGCTGCGGAACCACCGCCGCGAGCAGAAATGGCATGATAAACAGTACAAGAAGGCCCATTTGGGCACCGCTCTGAAGGCCAACCCCTTCGGTGGAGCATCTCACGCCAAAGGCATCGTGCTTGAGAAAGT TGGTGTTGAAGCCAAGCAGCCCAACTCTGCCATCAGAAAGTGTGTCAGGGTCCAACTGATCAAGAACGGCAAGAAGATCACCGCTTTCGTCCCCAACGACGGCTGCTTGAACTTCATTGAG GAAAACGATGAGGTTCTGGTGGCAGGATTCGGTCGTAAGGGGCACGCCGTGGGTGATATTCCCGGTGTTCGCTTCAAGGTGGTGAAGGTGGCCAACGTGTCTCTTCTGGCTCTGTACAAAGGCAAAAAGGAGAGACCCAGATCATAA